The following DNA comes from Clostridium cylindrosporum DSM 605.
ATAAATGAATGTCTTATTTATAGATATAGTAAAAGAGTACATGACCATATGTCGCATACTCCTTTATCATAGATTCCAATATATCTTATAGATTTTAATTAAGTAAAACTTTCTTAGATACTCTTTATTCCTCTGTACTTTCATCTTTGTATATGTACTTTTTGTTATAACCTTAATTATTTATAAACTCTAACTAATTTATCTCTAGTATTTTTTTTAATTTGCTAAAATCATTATTATTCTTTATTTTTTCTATCTTACTTCTTAGCTTTACTACGTTATTTGCTCCAAGTTCATTTACTATTTGTATTAATTTATCATTAGACATTTTATCCCTTCTTCCTAAATATTTTATTGAATCTGCGAAATTAAATGCAGCCTATGTTATCTAGACTTCACTTTGTCGTGTGTTATCTCTACTGATTTCCTTATTGTAAAATTAATGATATAATGTTATTTATTAACTCTATGACCACATTATACCACCCTGTAAAGTGAATTACAATGTATTTTTAACCTTATAGAGTTAAATTTTAATACTATATATTAATAAATGAGGTGATTAAGTGATTAAATGTAATTTAAGAATATTGATGGCTGAACATAAGGTAGATGATATTTCTCAACTTATGAAAATGTCTGGATTGAGTCGTAACTCTATTAATAAACTCTATAAAGAGGAGGATATTTCCAGTATAAAAATCGATACGCTTATAAAATTATGTAATGTATTTAAGTGTAATTTATCAACTTTAATTGATTATATCCCTGCCGATTAAAAATAAATTATATTTACATTTCAACCGTTTTCCTTTACTGTAAAAGAAAACAAGGTAGGTGTTTAAAATGGACAATGAATTGTATAATTTAATTCATGGTGAATATGTTCTTATTAAAAAACAGGATATTATTGATATAGTAAACTTTTATAACAAGCAAAAACTTTTATTCCCTTACTCTATTTCTATTTGCGATACTGGATACCATATAGTTAA
Coding sequences within:
- a CDS encoding helix-turn-helix domain-containing protein produces the protein MIKCNLRILMAEHKVDDISQLMKMSGLSRNSINKLYKEEDISSIKIDTLIKLCNVFKCNLSTLIDYIPAD